Proteins co-encoded in one Brassica oleracea var. oleracea cultivar TO1000 chromosome C4, BOL, whole genome shotgun sequence genomic window:
- the LOC106337290 gene encoding uncharacterized protein LOC106337290: MAAEKKKKKHLHELLEDDQEPFHLNHYISDLRSQMGCSELRVKKRKSENAAVLPHGFFSCESSCFSATHTNKSPLCELRSPANKKVRDALHIPARTAAILLEAAARIQKQQTEKANKSKNRGRNRGNAFGMFGSVLKRLTNLKGKPRLDNADRNAVLSEPTCRSSSSRERLVEIGDKYFCESPFHFVLHTTPSTSGHRTPHFTSTATSPARRSTEDEGSDETASLEKVRGQEEEEEQCSPVSVLDPLEEEEDDKDHHQQEPDHLNLLSCSFEVVQRAKRRLLKKLRRFEKLARLEPADLEGKMSEEEEECEESEEDDNIRVYDWDEEYEDVGEAMARESGCMQEERQKKWRMMNAWSVGMGADEYVDAVVQKDMRGEAGQWTKHGGEVEETVSDLELSIFLFLIDEFSHELVSFPS; this comes from the exons ATGGCTGCTGAGAAGAAGAAGAAGAAACATTTACACGAGCTTCTTGAAGATGACCAAGAGCCTTTTCATCTCAACCATTACATCTCCGACCTTAGGTCTCAGATGGGCTGCTCTGAGTTGCGTGTCAAGAAACGAAAGTCCGAAAACGCCGCAGTTCTACCTCATGGTTTCTTCTCATGCGAGAGCTCTTGTTTCTCCGCGACACATACTAATAAATCTCCTCTCTGTGAGCTACGGTCTCCAGCGAATAAGAAGGTTCGCGACGCTCTTCATATTCCGGCGAGAACCGCCGCAATTCTACTGGAAGCGGCGGCGAGGATTCAAAAGCAGCAGACGGAGAAGGCTAATAAGAGCAAAAACAGAGGTCGGAACAGAGGAAACGCGTTTGGTATGTTTGGCTCTGTTTTGAAGCGGTTGACTAACCTTAAAGGGAAACCACGTTTGGACAACGCTGATAGAAACGCGGTTTTGTCGGAACCGACGTGTAGGAGTAGCAGCAGTCGAGAGCGTTTGGTTGAGATTGGCGATAAGTATTTTTGTGAGAGCCCTTTTCATTTCGTTCTCCATACAACTCCTTCTACTTCCGGCCACCGGACCCCCCACTTCACGTCGACGGCTACTTCTCCGGCGCGACGCAGTACAGAG GACGAAGGTAGCGATGAGACAGCGAGCTTGGAGAAAGTGAGAGGACAAGAAGAAGAAGAGGAACAATGTAGCCCTGTTTCTGTACTTGACCCTCTTGAGGAAGAAGAGGACGACAAGGACCACCACCAACAAGAGCCTGACCATCTCAATCTCCTCTCGTGCAGCTTTGAAGTTGTACAAC GAGCGAAAAGGAGGCTACTCAAGAAGCTTCGTAGATTCGAGAAGTTAGCAAGGCTGGAGCCGGCAGACCTTGAAGGGAAGATGTCAGAAGAAGAAGAAGAGTGTGAAGAGAGCGAGGAAGACGATAACATAAGGGTATATGATTGGGATGAAGAATATGAGGACGTGGGTGAAGCTATGGCTCGAGAGAGCGGATGCATGCAAGAGGAGAGGCAGAAGAAGTGGAGAATGATGAATGCATGGAGTGTAGGGATGGGTGCGGATGAATACGTGGACGCGGTGGTGCAGAAAGATATGAGAGGAGAGGCCGGACAGTGGACAAAACACGGTGGAGAAGTGGAGGAGACCGTCTCTGATCTCGAGCTCTCTATCTTCTTGTTCTTGATTGATGAATTTTCCCACGAACTTGTCTCTTTTCCTTCATGA